In Desulfatirhabdium butyrativorans DSM 18734, one genomic interval encodes:
- a CDS encoding HD domain-containing protein gives MIDRKAVEAAARSFFGEGRGSHGWDHTLRVLRLAQRIGGVEGADPDVLLVASLLHDIGRRAEDECRGSLCHAMHGARLAEPVLQETCMGLSGDQRENVLHCIRSHRFRGREAPESLEARVIFDADKLDAIGAIGVARAYLFAGEIGARLHCPEIPVSQSLAYSMQDTGYREYVVKLSRIRECILTGEGRRIAEERHRFMAEFFERFLQEIEGER, from the coding sequence ATGATCGATCGAAAGGCGGTGGAAGCTGCGGCCCGTTCTTTCTTCGGGGAAGGGCGGGGAAGCCACGGATGGGACCACACCCTGCGGGTATTGCGCCTGGCTCAGCGGATCGGCGGGGTGGAAGGAGCCGATCCGGACGTCCTTCTCGTTGCGAGCCTGCTGCACGATATCGGCAGGCGCGCAGAGGACGAGTGCCGGGGAAGCCTTTGCCATGCGATGCACGGGGCAAGACTTGCCGAACCGGTCCTTCAGGAAACGTGCATGGGGCTGAGCGGCGATCAGCGGGAAAATGTGTTGCACTGCATCCGCAGCCACCGGTTCCGGGGGCGGGAAGCCCCGGAAAGCCTCGAAGCCCGGGTGATTTTCGATGCCGACAAGCTCGATGCCATCGGCGCCATCGGTGTCGCCCGGGCCTATCTGTTCGCCGGTGAAATCGGCGCCCGGCTGCACTGCCCGGAAATTCCGGTTTCCCAGAGCCTGGCCTACTCCATGCAGGATACGGGATACCGGGAATATGTCGTGAAATTGAGCCGGATCAGAGAATGCATCCTGACCGGTGAAGGCAGAAGGATCGCCGAAGAACGGCATCGCTTCATGGCGGAATTTTTCGAGCGATTCCTGCAGGAAATCGAAGGAGAAAGGTAA
- a CDS encoding hydroxyacylglutathione hydrolase family protein: MHIRQFRYGSDNLAYVVHDETEALAIDPGASRAIADHIADRGLKLRAIAHTHEHPDHTCGTADLLRLIPAPVIPSEELLREPVLRIGAIDIRVLATPGHTTDSRCFHLPGHILTGDTLFNGTVGNCFSGDIEAFYRSVLRLMSLDGGTIVLAGHDYVTYSMAFARIVEPDNPHIEGYLKRYDPGFVRSTLSEELQVNPYLRFNAPEMIAVLKQKGLPVDTEFERWTAVMNLG; encoded by the coding sequence ATGCATATTCGACAATTCCGCTACGGTTCGGACAACCTGGCCTATGTCGTCCACGATGAAACCGAGGCCCTCGCCATCGATCCCGGTGCATCCCGAGCGATTGCGGATCATATCGCCGACAGAGGCCTCAAGCTCCGGGCTATCGCCCACACCCACGAACACCCCGATCACACCTGCGGCACAGCGGATCTGCTCCGGCTCATCCCCGCACCCGTGATCCCCTCCGAAGAGCTGCTCCGGGAGCCGGTTCTTCGTATCGGCGCCATCGATATCCGGGTCCTGGCCACCCCGGGTCATACGACCGATTCCCGATGCTTTCACCTGCCGGGCCACATCCTGACCGGGGACACCCTGTTCAACGGAACGGTGGGCAATTGCTTTTCCGGGGACATCGAGGCCTTCTACCGCTCCGTGCTCCGCCTCATGTCCCTCGATGGCGGCACCATCGTTCTGGCGGGCCACGATTACGTCACCTATTCCATGGCATTCGCCCGGATCGTGGAGCCGGACAATCCCCACATCGAAGGGTATCTCAAACGATACGATCCGGGCTTTGTCCGATCGACCCTCAGCGAAGAGCTGCAGGTGAATCCCTATCTGCGCTTCAATGCGCCGGAGATGATCGCCGTGCTGAAACAGAAAGGTCTTCCGGTCGACACCGAGTTCGAGCGGTGGACCGCCGTCATGAATTTGGGATGA
- a CDS encoding pyridoxamine 5'-phosphate oxidase family protein: protein MRRTDKEIQSTAAIEDMIARACICHVGFSDGENPYVLPLSFGYERKTFYFHSAAEGRKIDMLRHNPRVCISVVSDYDILPNPKACSWSARYESVIGFGEARFIADTAEKRQAFDRIMQRYAGASLSFDYPEEALRRTVIFSVFCETLTAKVSG, encoded by the coding sequence ATGAGACGCACCGACAAGGAAATTCAAAGTACCGCAGCCATCGAGGACATGATCGCCCGGGCCTGCATCTGTCATGTCGGGTTCAGCGACGGGGAAAATCCCTATGTGCTTCCCCTGTCTTTTGGGTACGAACGCAAAACCTTCTACTTCCACAGCGCGGCGGAGGGCCGCAAAATCGACATGCTTCGCCATAACCCCCGGGTGTGCATCAGCGTGGTTTCCGACTACGATATCCTCCCGAATCCGAAAGCCTGTTCCTGGAGCGCACGCTACGAAAGCGTCATCGGATTCGGAGAGGCCCGCTTCATTGCAGATACGGCGGAAAAGCGCCAGGCTTTCGACAGGATCATGCAGCGGTATGCCGGCGCTTCGCTTTCCTTCGACTATCCGGAAGAGGCGCTGCGGCGAACGGTGATTTTTTCGGTGTTCTGCGAAACCCTGACGGCCAAGGTATCCGGATGA
- a CDS encoding IMP cyclohydrolase, which yields MAEDLKQMYRTIVTDHFPPVMEISFVNGADRQTLVYERASWEIAGKRKGLRYGENPGQEAALYRLVNGNLVLGDTRSILPGRYLASDVELLQSGKHPGKTNVTDADNALNILRYFTDRPTAVIVKHNNPCGVARAESLLDAYEKANMADRIAAFGGCIALNRPIDRATAEAIVRQYAEVVVAPEFEDGVMAIFEKKKNLRVMRIRNIERLQDWVGERVVDFKSLIDGGIVAQWSFVPEARSPEKLMPAVCTYKGREYRVNRQPTAKEIDDMLFGWLVESGITSNSVIYVKDQVTVGIGTGEQDRVGVAEIARDKAYRKLADRYCFEAWGIAYNDMKDEDKRREIDARVRRENGGLTGAAMVSDAFFPFRDGIDVGLREGVTAVIQPGGSENDYQSIEACNEYGAAMVFTGQRSFKH from the coding sequence ATGGCTGAAGACCTCAAACAGATGTACCGCACGATCGTGACCGATCATTTTCCGCCCGTCATGGAAATTTCCTTCGTCAACGGCGCCGATCGGCAGACCCTCGTCTACGAGAGAGCCAGCTGGGAAATCGCCGGCAAGCGCAAGGGGCTGCGATACGGCGAGAACCCCGGCCAGGAAGCCGCCCTGTATCGCCTCGTCAACGGCAATCTTGTGCTCGGCGATACCCGCTCCATCCTGCCGGGCCGATACCTCGCCTCGGATGTGGAACTGCTCCAGTCCGGGAAACATCCCGGCAAGACCAATGTCACCGATGCGGACAACGCCCTGAACATCCTGCGCTATTTTACGGATCGGCCGACCGCCGTCATCGTCAAGCACAACAACCCCTGCGGCGTGGCGCGGGCCGAAAGCCTGCTCGACGCCTATGAAAAGGCCAACATGGCGGATCGCATCGCGGCCTTCGGGGGTTGCATCGCCCTGAACCGGCCCATCGACCGGGCTACGGCCGAGGCGATTGTCCGGCAGTATGCCGAAGTGGTCGTTGCGCCGGAATTCGAAGACGGGGTGATGGCCATTTTCGAAAAGAAGAAAAACCTGCGGGTCATGCGGATCCGGAACATCGAGCGGCTGCAAGACTGGGTCGGTGAACGGGTCGTGGATTTCAAGAGCCTGATCGACGGCGGCATCGTGGCCCAGTGGTCTTTCGTTCCGGAGGCCCGCTCCCCGGAAAAGCTCATGCCTGCCGTATGCACCTATAAAGGCCGTGAATACCGGGTGAACCGGCAGCCGACCGCGAAAGAAATCGATGACATGCTCTTCGGATGGCTGGTGGAATCCGGGATCACCTCCAATTCCGTCATCTATGTCAAGGACCAGGTGACGGTGGGCATCGGAACGGGTGAGCAGGACCGGGTCGGGGTCGCCGAAATCGCCCGGGACAAGGCATATCGCAAGCTGGCAGACCGCTATTGTTTCGAAGCCTGGGGCATCGCCTACAACGACATGAAGGACGAAGACAAGCGGCGGGAAATCGATGCCCGGGTTCGGCGGGAGAACGGCGGGCTCACAGGCGCCGCGATGGTGAGCGATGCGTTTTTCCCCTTCCGCGACGGCATCGACGTGGGGCTCCGCGAAGGCGTTACGGCGGTGATTCAGCCGGGCGGCTCCGAAAACGATTATCAATCCATCGAGGCCTGCAATGAATACGGCGCTGCGATGGTGTTTACGGGTCAGCGCAGCTTCAAGCACTGA